DNA from Amorphoplanes friuliensis DSM 7358:
GATGGCCACCACGCTTCGCCGCCGGCAGGACGGCCCCGGCATCAACTGGTGGCTCACAGCGCTGCTCATGGTGCTGGCGCTGACCATCGCCGTTCCGCTGTACTTCGCCGTTGTCACCGCCCTGAAGACCACGGATCAGCTCGGGGGTACGGGATTCGGCCTGCCCACCGACATCCGGTGGGCCAACTTCGCCGACGCCTGGCGGCTCACCGATTTTCCCCGTACGGCTCTCAACAGCGCCGTCATCACCGTCGGCGCGGTCGTACTGACCCTGCTGACGAACTCGATGGTCGCGTACGCGATCGCCCGCAACATGCACCGGCGCCTGTTCAAGATCCTGTACTACTACTTCGTCTCGGCGCTGTTCGTCCCGTTCCCGATCATCATGCTGCCGGTCGCGAAGGAGACGGCGATCCTGCACCTGGACAACCGGGTCGGGCTGGTCCTGCTGTACGTCGTGTACGGCCTGGCGTTCAACATCTTCATCTTCACGGCCTACATCAACAGCATCCCGCAGGCCCTCGAGGAGGCCGCGGTCATCGACGGCGCGTCCACCTGGCAGGTGTTCTGGAGGGTCATCTTCCCGCTGATGGCCCCGATGAACGCCACGGTCGGCATCCTGACCTGCCTGTGGGCCTGGAACGACTTCCTGCTGCCCCTGGTCATCCTCTCCGACCCCGGATCGGCGACCTTGCCGCTGGTGCAGTACGTGTTCCAGTCCCAGTTCCAGACCAACTATCCGGCCGCGTTCGCCAGTTACCTCATGGCGATGGCACCGCTGCTCATCGTGTACGTGTTCGCCCAGCGCTGGGTCATCTCCGGCGTCACCCGGGGCGCGGTGAAGTAAAGCGGTCTCACCAGGCGGCCAGGGCAGCCGCGGCGACGGCGAGCGCCGCGGCTGCCGCCCGTACGCGGTCGGCCCGCACCAACCGCTGGACGATCGCCCGGTCGTGGGCGTCGCCGAGACGGCCGTGGGCCGGAGCGGCGACGACCGCCGTGACCAGGGCGGCCACCGCGAGCGTGGCCAGCGCGACGATCGTCCAGCCGTCCGGCCCCGACAGCAACGACCACCCACCCGTGACGACCAGAGCGCCGTAGACCACCACGACCAGCGGGGTGATCGCCCGGGAGTGCGCGAGGTGCGCGGCCGCCCACTGCCCGGCCGGCACCCGGGCGAGCGCCGGGTAGACCAGCACGGTCACGGTCACCTGGAAGCCGGCGTGGGCGGCCGTCGCCGTCAGCAGCGCCACCTCGGAAGACATCACCGGCCGAGCAGATCACGGACGGCCACCGGTTGCACGCTTCAGTGCAGCGGCAGGTCGTCCCCGTGTTCGGCCGCCGGCCGGGTGCCGTGGATGCGTCGCTCGTCCTCGTTGATGCGGACGTCGTTGATGCTCGCCTCGCGGCGGCTCATGTACCCCGAGGCATCGAACTGCCAGTTCTCGTTGCCGTAGCTGCGCCACCACTGGCCGGATTCGTCGCGCCACTCGTACTGGAAGCGGACGGCGATGCGGTCGGCGGTGAAGGCCCACAGGCTCTTACGCAGGGCGTAGTCGCGTTCGCGGGCCCATTTGCGGGTGAGGAAGGCGACGATCTCGTCGCGGCCGGTGAGGAACTCGTCGCGGTTGCGCCATTGGCTGTCCGGTGTGTAGGCGGCGGCGACTCGTTCGGGGTCACGGCTGTTCCAGGCGTCCTCGGCGGCCTGGACCTTGGCCCGCGCGCCGGCCTCGTCGAACGGGGGCAGCGGGGGACGGGGTGCCGGCCCGGTCATGCGGTCACGACCGGGAAGTCGATGTCGACGGCGGCTGCCTTGTTGAAGTAATTGGTCAGCACGTTGAGGGCGACGTGACCGACAACCTCGGCGATCTCCCGGTCGTCGGCCCCGGCACTGCGGACGGCGTCCAGGTCCGCGGTGCTGATGTCGCCGCGGAAGGCGTTGACGGCGACCGCGAAAGTGAGCAGCGCGGCCGTCTTCGGGTCCTCGCTGGTGGCCTTCCGGGCGGCGCTGATCTCGTCGGCCGGCAGTTTGGCGGCGTGCTCGGCCAGGTACGAATGA
Protein-coding regions in this window:
- a CDS encoding carbohydrate ABC transporter permease — encoded protein: MATTLRRRQDGPGINWWLTALLMVLALTIAVPLYFAVVTALKTTDQLGGTGFGLPTDIRWANFADAWRLTDFPRTALNSAVITVGAVVLTLLTNSMVAYAIARNMHRRLFKILYYYFVSALFVPFPIIMLPVAKETAILHLDNRVGLVLLYVVYGLAFNIFIFTAYINSIPQALEEAAVIDGASTWQVFWRVIFPLMAPMNATVGILTCLWAWNDFLLPLVILSDPGSATLPLVQYVFQSQFQTNYPAAFASYLMAMAPLLIVYVFAQRWVISGVTRGAVK
- a CDS encoding nuclear transport factor 2 family protein, with translation MTGPAPRPPLPPFDEAGARAKVQAAEDAWNSRDPERVAAAYTPDSQWRNRDEFLTGRDEIVAFLTRKWARERDYALRKSLWAFTADRIAVRFQYEWRDESGQWWRSYGNENWQFDASGYMSRREASINDVRINEDERRIHGTRPAAEHGDDLPLH
- a CDS encoding carboxymuconolactone decarboxylase family protein, giving the protein MSNLPLIDPATATGKAADLLAAVQQSLGVVPNMTRAMANSPALLDGYLALSGALSKGAFSAATRERLALAVAQDNTCDYCLSAHSYLAEHAAKLPADEISAARKATSEDPKTAALLTFAVAVNAFRGDISTADLDAVRSAGADDREIAEVVGHVALNVLTNYFNKAAAVDIDFPVVTA